The Methanomassiliicoccales archaeon genome includes a window with the following:
- a CDS encoding aldehyde dehydrogenase family protein translates to MCPKLVPLLFDRSLENVPSGGNEEVMEISPSALEELMRLAPSVQAALSSVPIEDRLQVIEQMARLWKDKLDRGELDHLKDEMATSTGYSPSLMETELSFVPAVLGASNIRKNLEASVQGGAEALCRFVEMDETEMFRHVPVGPVLIISSGNSIVPTLIPTVMSLVTGNLTILKPSIANYHGVTEVFKLLSEVTDGPASKAMRDALVVSYFGHDSPSLKAALERSPMGMINFWGAEPARTIVANMVNLNPHHPRFFVNGPFTGMALIEEGVDTLQAADDLALDVVLYDQQLCSSPTSAVFIGSFEEGKMFLRTAGERLDDVGMEFPLPLDQDRMFTLQGARRYIQTEGGTVLSSREPANPWTLVLSKGQSSMKGLAAQFPTFNLFARRRFLEIVVVPDADSAVALLRDLPGHPAFRGIDGVQSVGLAVNESSKKGIIDRLVNAGVHRILPLGDMFMRGAVEPYDGVPMSSLFTRIVYWRGKNTSPGEQL, encoded by the coding sequence ATGTGCCCCAAGCTAGTGCCGTTGCTTTTCGATCGTTCCCTGGAGAACGTACCCAGCGGCGGTAACGAGGAGGTCATGGAGATATCACCTTCCGCCCTGGAAGAGCTGATGAGGTTGGCGCCATCGGTGCAGGCCGCACTATCGTCCGTTCCCATCGAGGATAGACTGCAGGTCATCGAACAGATGGCCAGGCTGTGGAAGGACAAACTGGACCGCGGCGAACTGGACCACCTCAAAGATGAGATGGCCACATCCACTGGATACTCGCCGTCCCTCATGGAGACCGAACTGTCGTTCGTACCCGCGGTCCTGGGGGCGAGCAACATCCGTAAGAACCTGGAGGCTTCCGTCCAGGGTGGGGCGGAGGCTCTTTGCCGCTTCGTAGAGATGGACGAGACCGAGATGTTCCGCCACGTTCCGGTCGGTCCGGTACTGATCATCAGTTCCGGCAACTCCATCGTTCCTACGCTCATACCAACGGTGATGTCATTGGTCACTGGCAACCTGACCATATTGAAGCCGTCCATAGCGAACTATCACGGGGTGACCGAGGTGTTCAAGCTCCTGTCGGAAGTAACGGACGGTCCCGCCTCCAAGGCCATGAGGGACGCCTTGGTGGTGTCCTACTTTGGCCATGACTCCCCGTCGCTGAAAGCGGCACTGGAAAGATCGCCCATGGGCATGATCAACTTCTGGGGGGCGGAACCGGCCCGGACCATCGTGGCCAACATGGTGAACCTAAACCCGCACCATCCGCGCTTCTTCGTCAACGGTCCATTCACTGGTATGGCCCTGATCGAGGAGGGGGTGGACACTTTGCAAGCCGCGGACGATCTGGCACTGGATGTGGTGCTTTACGATCAGCAGCTGTGCTCCTCACCGACCTCAGCGGTCTTCATTGGCAGTTTCGAAGAGGGCAAGATGTTCTTGCGCACGGCCGGAGAGCGCCTGGACGATGTGGGTATGGAATTCCCCTTGCCTTTAGACCAGGATCGAATGTTCACATTACAGGGCGCTAGGCGGTACATACAGACGGAAGGGGGGACGGTCCTCTCTTCCAGGGAACCGGCCAACCCCTGGACATTGGTGCTTTCGAAGGGACAGAGCTCCATGAAAGGTCTGGCCGCCCAGTTCCCTACTTTCAACCTCTTCGCCAGGAGACGATTCCTGGAGATCGTGGTGGTGCCGGATGCCGATTCGGCCGTGGCTTTGCTGCGCGACCTGCCGGGACATCCTGCCTTCAGAGGCATCGACGGGGTGCAGAGCGTTGGACTGGCGGTGAACGAGAGCTCCAAGAAGGGGATCATCGACCGATTGGTGAACGCCGGAGTGCACCGCATTCTGCCGTTGGGCGACATGTTCATGCGTGGTGCGGTGGAACCGTATGACGGCGTGCCCATGAGCTCTTTGTTCACCCGCATAGTTTATTGGCGTGGCAAGAACACCTCACCGGGGGAGCAGCTTTGA